One window from the genome of Hemiscyllium ocellatum isolate sHemOce1 chromosome 28, sHemOce1.pat.X.cur, whole genome shotgun sequence encodes:
- the LOC132829130 gene encoding cortexin-1-like, with protein MNDVTTMNDMSTVDDELLASTTMDLNGDPNYSVPMGAEQKTVFAFVIFLLVFLIILVVRCFRILLDPYSRMPASSWSDGKDGLERGQFDYALV; from the coding sequence ATGAATGATGTTACCACAATGAATGACATGTCTACGGTCGATGATGAACTATTGGCTTCAACAACTATGGATCTCAATGGGGACCCCAACTACTCAGTGCCTATGGGAGCGGAGCAAAAAACTGTATTTGCATTTGTGATTTTCTTATTGGTTTTCCTGATAATCCTGGTGGTTCGGTGTTTTCGGATATTACTGGACCCCTACAGCAGGATGCCTGCTTCATCATGGTCCGATGGCAAAGACGGGCTGGAGAGGGGACAGTTCGACTATGCCTTGGTGTGA